The Candidatus Bathyarchaeota archaeon genome has a window encoding:
- a CDS encoding winged helix-turn-helix transcriptional regulator gives MDLAKLSISGLLERMPKAPHGILRLSAAMKHAVKQVQLDEGQRDQILLLLSRGIDEPQEYLKISHQLLHSIESVSKEELAVDYFHCILGKAFSEIFRKRVPKLRNERARTLFLLTLTGLYEIAHRPLSAEALSTFLGQKTDEAKEVAYAVVEEANHLVDRKWLPELELPSCLEKAQSEFIRYVEDMEELTGCKRGSVGKYQEDPQVCSFFDPWYLEEAKTMWWGVQYYPIINVLNVQPQYLYFDSLRRGLLAREAARLFSPRILDKMERVYEQADYCAYRILENPFEKELWIHARHGLRTESKAFDGIHFYEEWESIIGNNFIKLLFSRMKSISRFRASLEFAEYEAIVDALALKPKPAKINENELKILRLLCNDPWTSLTKIAQKTGLTVPTVEKIFHELWIRANIWFSVLVDRTRIGIPSYLAIIHTKPGKVGKVSELVWDTPYCGRIYRMYSPPSLLAHFNIPTGYEWFLNQQLSLLNRADLTEGHHILRIEDSYYNFNLRYYDPKTARWSIPWDEWGLWLKEFLCGKSWFLILHGEEEKKTTEQVKVDKNDLQILNYLRLNSRMPNSEIGRILGISGAYVGQKIRRLLNLGIIKPTIGSYRVGLDEAAFVVFDCYEDTLRAVAVALNELPMWQGFRVSGDFDGLAALIFVPTGELEELFNAFHEYLIEPGLVNRCFLNMVEKWTGKRREPPVELFSNESGWLFEGEKYLDRLKTALRSL, from the coding sequence ATGGACTTAGCGAAATTATCTATATCCGGTCTTCTAGAACGTATGCCAAAAGCGCCTCACGGAATTCTAAGACTTTCAGCGGCGATGAAACATGCTGTTAAGCAGGTTCAATTAGATGAGGGCCAACGAGATCAGATTCTCCTTCTCTTAAGCCGGGGAATAGATGAGCCGCAAGAATACCTCAAAATTTCCCATCAACTACTCCACTCAATAGAGAGCGTCAGTAAGGAGGAGTTGGCGGTTGATTACTTTCACTGTATTCTTGGGAAGGCATTTTCTGAGATTTTTCGCAAGCGTGTTCCTAAGTTGAGGAATGAACGGGCGAGGACTCTATTCTTACTGACTCTTACGGGACTATACGAAATCGCTCATCGACCTCTCAGTGCGGAGGCGTTAAGCACCTTTTTAGGGCAAAAGACAGATGAAGCCAAGGAAGTTGCTTATGCGGTAGTTGAAGAAGCAAACCACCTTGTTGACCGAAAGTGGCTTCCAGAATTGGAGCTTCCAAGTTGCCTCGAAAAAGCTCAAAGTGAATTTATTCGATATGTTGAAGATATGGAGGAACTCACGGGATGTAAACGGGGAAGCGTCGGTAAATATCAGGAGGATCCGCAAGTTTGTTCATTCTTTGATCCATGGTATCTTGAAGAGGCGAAGACAATGTGGTGGGGTGTACAGTACTATCCAATTATTAACGTTCTTAACGTTCAACCACAGTACCTATACTTCGACTCTCTAAGACGGGGGCTTCTGGCCCGAGAGGCTGCTCGGCTATTTTCCCCTCGGATTTTAGATAAAATGGAACGGGTCTACGAACAAGCTGATTATTGTGCGTATCGAATACTTGAGAACCCATTTGAAAAGGAGCTTTGGATCCACGCACGACATGGTCTCCGAACAGAGTCAAAGGCATTTGACGGCATTCATTTTTATGAAGAATGGGAAAGCATCATTGGAAACAATTTCATAAAACTGCTTTTTTCACGGATGAAGAGCATTAGTCGTTTTCGTGCATCTTTAGAATTTGCCGAGTACGAGGCAATTGTTGACGCCTTAGCATTAAAACCAAAACCTGCAAAAATCAACGAGAATGAGCTCAAGATCTTACGCCTCTTATGCAATGACCCATGGACTTCACTGACGAAGATCGCTCAGAAAACGGGGCTGACAGTTCCCACTGTTGAGAAGATTTTTCATGAACTTTGGATTCGGGCGAATATTTGGTTTAGCGTACTTGTTGATAGAACCCGTATAGGAATTCCGAGTTACCTTGCCATTATTCACACTAAACCAGGTAAAGTAGGTAAAGTAAGCGAGCTTGTTTGGGATACTCCCTATTGCGGTAGAATTTATCGCATGTATAGTCCGCCAAGTCTTCTCGCGCACTTTAACATTCCAACCGGGTATGAGTGGTTCCTAAACCAACAACTCTCATTATTGAATCGGGCAGATCTAACTGAGGGACATCACATTCTGCGAATTGAAGACTCCTATTACAACTTTAATCTGCGATACTATGATCCTAAGACTGCACGTTGGAGTATTCCTTGGGATGAGTGGGGCTTATGGCTGAAGGAGTTTCTTTGTGGAAAAAGCTGGTTCCTGATTCTTCACGGGGAGGAAGAGAAAAAGACTACAGAGCAAGTTAAAGTTGATAAAAATGATTTACAGATTTTAAATTATCTTCGGCTCAACTCCCGCATGCCTAACTCGGAAATTGGGCGAATCCTCGGCATTTCTGGAGCATATGTTGGGCAAAAAATCCGTCGATTATTAAATCTGGGTATAATAAAGCCGACGATTGGTTCTTATAGAGTTGGTTTGGACGAGGCAGCTTTCGTAGTTTTTGATTGTTATGAGGATACGTTGAGGGCTGTAGCTGTCGCTTTAAATGAGCTCCCGATGTGGCAAGGATTCAGGGTATCAGGAGACTTCGATGGATTGGCGGCTTTGATTTTTGTTCCCACGGGTGAACTTGAGGAGCTCTTTAACGCCTTTCACGAGTACCTGATTGAGCCCGGTTTAGTTAATCGCTGTTTTCTTAACATGGTTGAGAAATGGACTGGCAAGCGACGGGAGCCACCGGTGGAACTTTTCTCCAATGAAAGCGGTTGGCTCTTTGAAGGCGAGAAATATCTCGATCGGCTTAAGACAGCGCTTCGATCTTTATAA
- a CDS encoding AbrB/MazE/SpoVT family DNA-binding domain-containing protein yields MSYTVTSKGTVTIPAEVRRKYGIRKGSKVEFIETEEGILIVPIPRFEELFGVDREYRDRILQMVRDLEKERREEAAHEKSEL; encoded by the coding sequence ATGAGTTATACGGTGACAAGTAAGGGTACGGTTACCATCCCAGCTGAAGTAAGACGGAAGTATGGAATTCGAAAAGGGTCTAAAGTGGAGTTCATTGAAACTGAGGAGGGAATTCTCATCGTACCAATTCCACGATTTGAGGAACTTTTTGGCGTTGACCGTGAATATCGGGATCGAATCCTCCAGATGGTACGCGACCTTGAGAAGGAACGTAGGGAGGAAGCTGCCCATGAGAAATCAGAACTCTAA
- a CDS encoding PIN domain-containing protein, whose product MRNQNSKLVLDTGVIQLYFAGDKKVKHYFDEIITGKAEGFTCEENLAEFYAKTCNVLGRGVADTRYFQLRRQEVLKLVPLDETITRLTGQLKCKHRDKVSLVDCSVAATAKTHKANLITTDGFLAEVARSEGIAVHLIEI is encoded by the coding sequence ATGAGAAATCAGAACTCTAAACTTGTCTTAGATACAGGTGTGATCCAATTATACTTCGCAGGAGATAAAAAGGTTAAACATTACTTTGATGAGATCATCACCGGTAAAGCTGAAGGATTTACTTGTGAGGAAAATTTGGCTGAATTCTACGCTAAAACCTGCAATGTCTTAGGAAGAGGGGTTGCTGATACTCGATATTTTCAACTTCGCCGTCAAGAGGTTCTGAAGCTTGTGCCATTAGATGAAACCATCACCCGACTAACTGGTCAATTGAAGTGTAAACACCGAGATAAAGTATCTCTTGTTGACTGTTCAGTTGCTGCAACAGCAAAAACTCACAAAGCTAACTTAATAACTACCGATGGTTTTCTCGCTGAAGTAGCTCGTTCTGAGGGCATTGCGGTCCATCTTATCGAAATATAG